A window of the Cystobacter fuscus genome harbors these coding sequences:
- a CDS encoding TetR/AcrR family transcriptional regulator, producing the protein MSPPGPRGTSQERGRQRRARLIEGVTHVLRTGGLQAVSARSVADAAEVPLAAVTYYFSSLEELIAETLAEMLRQWVEQVRRTTRLARAHPEKADLARWVTQAMLPSGGPGAIQAHYELLVACGRRAAFSAVLARGRADLDEALAELIAAALPGGTRLPSPQLVLAVLDGAVVSALSEGSPVDTTVQARLDELLRA; encoded by the coding sequence ATGTCACCCCCGGGCCCACGGGGGACGAGCCAGGAGCGGGGGCGGCAGCGGAGGGCGCGGCTCATCGAGGGCGTCACGCACGTGCTGCGGACGGGGGGCCTCCAGGCCGTGAGTGCCCGCTCCGTCGCGGACGCGGCCGAGGTGCCCCTCGCCGCCGTCACCTATTACTTCTCCTCCCTGGAGGAGCTGATCGCCGAGACCCTCGCGGAGATGCTGCGCCAGTGGGTGGAGCAGGTCCGTCGCACCACGCGGCTCGCTCGGGCGCACCCGGAGAAGGCGGACCTGGCCCGGTGGGTGACCCAGGCGATGCTCCCGTCCGGAGGTCCTGGCGCCATCCAGGCCCACTACGAGCTGTTGGTGGCGTGCGGGCGCCGGGCGGCCTTCTCGGCGGTGCTCGCCCGGGGACGCGCGGACCTCGACGAGGCGCTGGCGGAGCTCATCGCGGCCGCCCTGCCCGGCGGTACACGCCTCCCCAGTCCCCAACTGGTGCTCGCCGTCCTGGATGGCGCGGTGGTGAGCGCGCTCAGTGAAGGCTCGCCCGTCGACACCACGGTCCAGGCCCGCCTGGACGAGCTGCTGCGGGCATAG
- a CDS encoding DMT family transporter, translating into MAWFVLMVSGVLESGWALALKKSEGFTQPVPSVVFLVLAAMSFGGLAWAMKSLPAGPSYAVWTGIGAALTAVLGILLFGESVSGVKLASIGFIVIGVIGLALSGGGH; encoded by the coding sequence ATGGCCTGGTTCGTTCTGATGGTCTCGGGGGTGCTGGAGAGTGGGTGGGCGCTCGCGCTCAAGAAGTCCGAGGGCTTCACCCAGCCGGTGCCCAGCGTGGTGTTCCTGGTGTTGGCGGCGATGAGCTTCGGGGGTCTGGCCTGGGCGATGAAGTCCCTGCCGGCGGGGCCCTCCTACGCCGTGTGGACGGGCATCGGTGCGGCGCTGACCGCCGTGCTCGGCATCCTCCTGTTCGGCGAGTCGGTGTCCGGGGTGAAGCTTGCCTCCATCGGGTTCATCGTCATCGGTGTCATCGGACTCGCCCTGTCCGGGGGCGGCCACTGA
- a CDS encoding TetR/AcrR family transcriptional regulator, producing MYTSRPSDPKTSTRQRDADRTRAALLSAAQTLFSTRGFANTGVRDVAELAGVNSSLVNRYFGSKQGLYRETLEQVLDITPMLQGDRRRFGENVVSIFLGVQDSPGPLMMLILSAADPEAHATSVELLHKKAIEPLARWLGPPDAEGRAARLNILWNGFLMSWRLLPLPQLAEVRHSSTRRWLEAAIQAIVDEGER from the coding sequence GTGTACACATCCCGACCGAGCGACCCCAAGACGTCGACGCGGCAGCGAGACGCCGATCGCACGCGTGCCGCCCTGCTCTCCGCCGCGCAGACGCTGTTCTCCACGCGGGGCTTCGCCAACACTGGAGTGCGGGATGTGGCGGAGCTGGCCGGGGTGAACTCCTCGCTCGTCAATCGCTACTTCGGCTCGAAGCAGGGGCTGTACCGGGAGACGTTGGAGCAGGTGCTCGACATCACCCCGATGCTTCAGGGAGACAGGCGCCGCTTCGGCGAGAACGTGGTGTCCATCTTCCTCGGCGTGCAGGATTCCCCGGGCCCACTGATGATGCTGATCCTCTCGGCGGCCGATCCCGAGGCGCACGCGACGAGTGTCGAGCTGCTCCACAAGAAGGCGATCGAGCCCCTGGCTCGCTGGCTGGGTCCCCCGGATGCCGAGGGGCGCGCGGCGCGGCTCAACATCCTCTGGAACGGCTTTCTCATGAGCTGGCGGCTGTTGCCCCTCCCACAGCTCGCCGAGGTGCGCCACTCCTCCACCCGTCGCTGGTTGGAGGCCGCGATCCAGGCGATCGTCGACGAAGGCGAGCGCTGA
- a CDS encoding flavin-containing monooxygenase, whose translation MTATKKGEVSFSPEALREKYRLEREKRLRPDGNTQYIPLKGVFADFDKDPYVEPGFTRPALTEKIDVLIVGGGFGGMLAGARLRQAGVDSFRIVEKGGDFGGTWYWNRYPGAACDVESYIYLPLLEETGYMPKEKYAKAPEIFAHCQRIGRHFDLYKAALFQTLVQTMDWDEDTRRWNITTDRGDKLAARFVIIAGGILHKAKLPGIPGIESFKGHCFHTSRWDYAYTGGSPTSSMTRLADKRVGIIGTGATSVQAIPQLGASAKQLYVFQRTPSGVGVRGNQPTDPEWVKTLEPGWQQERIRNFTAIVSGRKQDVDLVRDGWTYIFQDTATQQAQTPQEAAEFRQLADFRKMEEIRARVDAIVKEPATAEALKPYYNQLCKRPCFHDEYLDTFNRPNVQLVDTEGKGVERITPTGVVVKGKEYEVDCLIYASGFEVSLDYTGTLGFDIRGRGGRSLRDSWADGPATLHGMHSRGYPNLMMFSVIQSGHAINFVHILDEQSQHAAYIIERCVKRGIEVIEPSEQAQQQWWELILGRLMTTSPVFGGPECTPGYYNNEGVKMGPNAMRYASFGGDTLAFIDVLRTWRQGEQLAGLELTRGEVSSTP comes from the coding sequence ATGACTGCGACGAAGAAGGGTGAGGTCTCTTTCTCTCCGGAGGCACTGAGGGAGAAATACCGGCTCGAGCGCGAGAAGCGGCTGCGCCCCGACGGCAACACCCAGTACATCCCCCTCAAAGGCGTCTTCGCGGACTTCGACAAGGATCCCTACGTCGAGCCCGGCTTCACCCGTCCGGCGCTGACCGAGAAGATCGACGTCTTGATTGTCGGGGGTGGCTTCGGCGGCATGCTGGCGGGAGCGCGGCTGCGCCAGGCGGGGGTCGACTCCTTCCGCATCGTGGAGAAGGGAGGCGACTTCGGCGGCACCTGGTACTGGAACCGCTATCCGGGCGCCGCCTGCGACGTGGAGTCCTATATCTACCTGCCGCTGCTCGAAGAGACCGGCTACATGCCCAAGGAGAAGTACGCCAAGGCGCCGGAGATCTTCGCCCACTGCCAGCGCATTGGCCGGCACTTCGATCTCTACAAGGCGGCGCTGTTCCAGACCCTGGTCCAGACGATGGACTGGGACGAGGACACCCGGCGCTGGAACATCACGACGGATCGGGGCGACAAGCTCGCGGCGCGGTTCGTGATCATCGCTGGCGGCATCCTCCACAAGGCGAAGCTGCCCGGCATCCCGGGCATCGAGTCCTTCAAGGGCCACTGCTTCCACACCAGCCGCTGGGACTATGCCTATACCGGCGGCAGCCCCACGAGCAGCATGACCCGGCTGGCGGACAAGCGCGTGGGCATCATCGGCACGGGCGCGACCTCGGTCCAGGCCATCCCCCAGCTCGGTGCGTCGGCCAAACAGTTGTACGTCTTCCAGCGCACGCCCTCGGGCGTCGGCGTGCGAGGCAACCAGCCGACGGACCCGGAATGGGTGAAGACGCTCGAGCCCGGCTGGCAGCAGGAGCGCATCCGCAACTTCACCGCGATCGTCTCCGGTCGTAAGCAGGACGTCGACCTGGTGCGGGATGGCTGGACGTACATCTTCCAGGACACCGCCACCCAGCAGGCCCAGACGCCCCAGGAGGCCGCCGAGTTCCGCCAGCTGGCGGACTTCCGCAAGATGGAGGAGATCCGCGCGCGGGTGGACGCCATCGTCAAGGAGCCGGCGACGGCCGAGGCGCTCAAGCCCTACTACAACCAGCTGTGCAAGCGGCCCTGCTTCCACGACGAATACCTGGACACGTTCAATCGGCCCAACGTCCAGCTCGTCGACACCGAGGGCAAGGGCGTGGAGCGGATCACCCCCACCGGCGTGGTGGTGAAGGGCAAGGAGTACGAGGTCGACTGCCTCATCTACGCCTCGGGCTTCGAGGTCTCGCTGGATTACACCGGGACGCTGGGCTTCGACATCCGCGGGCGCGGCGGCAGGTCCCTGCGAGACAGCTGGGCCGACGGTCCGGCGACGCTGCATGGCATGCACAGCCGCGGCTATCCGAACCTGATGATGTTCAGCGTCATCCAGAGCGGTCATGCGATCAACTTCGTGCACATCCTCGACGAGCAGTCGCAACACGCCGCCTACATCATCGAGCGGTGCGTCAAGCGGGGCATCGAGGTGATCGAGCCCTCGGAGCAGGCCCAGCAGCAGTGGTGGGAGTTGATCCTCGGCCGTCTCATGACGACGAGCCCCGTCTTCGGGGGCCCCGAGTGCACGCCCGGCTACTACAACAACGAGGGGGTCAAGATGGGCCCGAACGCGATGCGCTACGCCTCCTTCGGGGGTGACACGCTGGCGTTCATCGACGTGCTGCGCACGTGGCGCCAGGGCGAGCAACTCGCGGGCCTGGAGCTCACGCGCGGCGAGGTGTCTTCCACGCCATGA
- a CDS encoding SMP-30/gluconolactonase/LRE family protein, which produces MSRFLSKSLAACLLMAGGQVLAAPPKTYRQEVVVAGSHFQGVHGLVVDGKGHLLASNLLGRTVHSVDLGTGAVSTLVGPPLGGADDVTLGPDGSVYWTGFFTGELMRRTPDGKTRVIARNLPGLNSLAFRRDGRFYVTQLGRGDDALWEVDPSGKKPPRLAIARPGFLNGFEFGPDDKLYGPILLKGQIARVDVDTGSIEAVAEGFAMPVAVNFDARRENLYVVDSARGELVRVRLPTGAKEVVAKLPTGLDNLAVGPDDLVYVSNMVDNDIRVVNPADGSVRLLVESRLAVPSGLAVAPDDPEEQLYVADVYALRRVGGRDGKITQTTRVLSSPLNFPMNVSLSAKHVVLSTAYLGDRSSVQVLDRTTGDILRTIPNANGVQAALELADGTLLVAEATTGRLVRVDTAEPAGTTVLAEGLEGPVGLAADTEAEEPGVYVTEVRSGKVTRVRLSDGARRTVAKGLKAPEGIARHPDGGLIVAEVGRKRLVRIEPATGRLSVIASGLRIGVPESAGLPPGYLPTGVAVGGSGTIYLTSDIESALYRFVPVP; this is translated from the coding sequence ATGTCCCGATTCCTCTCCAAGTCCCTGGCCGCCTGTCTGTTGATGGCGGGTGGTCAGGTCCTGGCCGCCCCTCCCAAGACCTACCGCCAGGAAGTGGTGGTGGCCGGCTCCCACTTCCAGGGCGTCCACGGGCTCGTCGTGGATGGCAAGGGGCACCTGCTGGCCAGCAACCTGCTCGGCCGGACGGTCCACTCCGTCGACCTGGGCACGGGCGCGGTGAGCACCCTGGTGGGGCCGCCGCTGGGCGGCGCGGATGACGTGACCCTGGGTCCCGACGGCTCGGTCTACTGGACGGGCTTCTTCACCGGCGAGTTGATGCGGCGCACCCCGGATGGAAAGACGCGCGTCATCGCCAGGAATCTGCCGGGCCTCAACTCGCTGGCCTTCCGCCGCGATGGCCGGTTCTACGTCACCCAGCTCGGCCGGGGCGATGATGCGCTGTGGGAGGTGGACCCGAGCGGGAAGAAGCCGCCTCGGCTGGCCATCGCCAGGCCCGGCTTCCTCAACGGCTTCGAGTTCGGCCCGGACGACAAGCTCTACGGCCCGATCCTGCTCAAGGGGCAGATTGCCCGGGTGGACGTGGACACGGGCAGCATCGAGGCCGTGGCGGAGGGCTTCGCGATGCCGGTCGCCGTCAATTTCGACGCGCGCCGCGAGAACCTCTACGTGGTCGACTCGGCGCGGGGCGAGCTGGTGCGCGTCCGGCTGCCCACGGGCGCCAAGGAGGTCGTCGCGAAGCTGCCCACCGGGCTCGACAACCTGGCCGTGGGCCCGGATGACCTCGTGTACGTGTCCAACATGGTCGACAACGACATCCGCGTGGTCAATCCCGCCGATGGTTCCGTCCGGCTCCTGGTCGAGTCGCGCCTGGCCGTGCCCTCCGGCCTCGCCGTCGCCCCGGATGATCCGGAGGAGCAGCTGTACGTGGCGGACGTGTATGCCCTGCGCCGGGTGGGCGGGCGCGATGGGAAGATCACCCAGACGACCCGCGTCCTCTCCTCCCCGCTCAACTTCCCCATGAACGTGAGCCTGAGCGCGAAGCATGTGGTGCTGAGCACGGCCTACCTGGGGGACCGGAGCAGCGTGCAGGTGCTGGATCGGACCACGGGAGACATCCTGCGGACGATTCCCAACGCGAATGGCGTCCAGGCCGCGCTCGAGCTCGCCGATGGCACGCTGCTCGTCGCCGAGGCCACCACGGGCCGGCTCGTCCGGGTGGACACCGCCGAGCCCGCGGGGACCACGGTGCTCGCCGAGGGCCTGGAGGGACCGGTGGGTCTCGCGGCCGACACGGAGGCGGAGGAGCCGGGGGTGTACGTCACCGAGGTGCGCTCGGGGAAGGTGACCCGGGTGCGCCTGTCGGATGGCGCCAGGCGCACGGTGGCCAAGGGCCTCAAGGCCCCCGAGGGCATCGCCCGGCATCCGGACGGCGGGCTGATCGTCGCCGAGGTGGGCCGCAAGCGGTTGGTGCGCATCGAGCCGGCCACGGGCCGACTGAGCGTCATCGCGAGCGGCCTGCGCATCGGTGTGCCCGAGAGCGCGGGCCTGCCGCCGGGCTACCTCCCCACGGGGGTGGCGGTAGGCGGCTCGGGAACCATCTACCTGACGTCCGACATCGAGAGCGCCCTCTACCGCTTCGTCCCGGTGCCCTGA
- a CDS encoding prenyltransferase/squalene oxidase repeat-containing protein, whose translation MRRIRDVAMELVPSQSIRVVEGGIQELLFKELQSLLSKTGHGGGLMSPSIYDSAQVLRILSPAESASSPVVDWLLSQQRADGGWGEPIKPMHRDIPTMSAILALRRFPQHPRTHEACEAGVRFLRAQAPHWATLHPEELPVAAEILVPALLNQLGLGEAQLPRTPYAQLMALGERKRKIIAKLPVTPGVPWLHVWETWGQEPTANLIDGAGSVGHSPSATAAWVKAASGRPELTPFVDRAREYLRESGLSTASSTPGLVPVGGPHNYFEQSFVLYALLMGGVLQEPRLAPYVNSVLGDLTRALGPNGIGMSDYFLQDGDDTSAVVAVMHAMGLPVDPAVLYRFKRDDHFIAYPGEMQSSPTLTARCLHALMLLGQDSDELAPFQRYLLERQEPSGRWSFDKWSRSWLYTTFHSVVGLVGSPHTDAVRRALESVLSAQLPDGGWSSDGRSNMTETSYAVLMLGFLERHGLHHHGISPALDRASRWMLQNYTPGAPAEGKVKCWISKELYRMERIDTAFELCALLMMQRRQYE comes from the coding sequence ATGAGAAGAATCCGGGATGTCGCGATGGAGTTGGTCCCCTCGCAGAGTATCCGCGTGGTCGAGGGGGGAATTCAGGAACTCCTGTTCAAGGAGCTTCAATCCCTGCTTTCCAAGACAGGCCATGGCGGAGGGTTGATGAGCCCCTCCATCTACGATTCGGCCCAGGTCTTGAGAATCCTTTCACCCGCGGAGAGCGCCTCTTCTCCCGTGGTGGACTGGTTGTTGTCACAACAGCGGGCGGATGGGGGCTGGGGGGAGCCGATCAAGCCGATGCATCGGGACATCCCCACGATGTCCGCCATCCTCGCGTTGCGCCGCTTTCCCCAGCACCCGCGCACGCACGAGGCCTGTGAGGCGGGGGTGCGCTTCCTGCGCGCCCAGGCGCCGCACTGGGCCACGCTGCATCCGGAGGAGCTGCCGGTGGCCGCGGAGATCCTCGTGCCCGCGTTGTTGAATCAGCTCGGGCTGGGCGAGGCGCAACTGCCGCGCACGCCCTACGCGCAGCTGATGGCGCTGGGGGAGCGCAAGCGGAAGATCATCGCGAAGCTGCCCGTGACGCCCGGCGTGCCGTGGCTGCACGTCTGGGAGACCTGGGGCCAGGAGCCCACGGCGAACCTGATCGATGGGGCGGGGAGCGTGGGGCACAGCCCGTCCGCGACGGCGGCATGGGTGAAGGCCGCCTCGGGCCGGCCGGAGCTGACGCCGTTCGTCGATCGCGCCCGGGAGTACCTGCGCGAGAGCGGGCTGTCGACCGCGTCGTCCACTCCCGGACTCGTGCCGGTGGGCGGGCCGCACAACTACTTCGAGCAGTCCTTCGTCCTCTATGCCCTGCTCATGGGCGGGGTGCTGCAGGAGCCGCGTCTGGCGCCCTACGTGAACTCCGTGCTGGGGGATCTGACCCGGGCGCTCGGGCCGAACGGCATCGGCATGAGCGACTACTTCCTCCAGGACGGTGACGACACGAGCGCGGTGGTGGCCGTCATGCACGCCATGGGTCTTCCGGTGGATCCGGCGGTGCTCTACCGCTTCAAGCGGGACGACCACTTCATCGCCTACCCGGGAGAGATGCAGTCCTCGCCGACGCTGACGGCCCGTTGCCTCCATGCCCTGATGTTGCTGGGCCAGGACAGCGACGAGCTGGCCCCCTTCCAGCGCTACCTGCTCGAGCGCCAGGAGCCCAGTGGCCGCTGGTCCTTCGACAAGTGGAGCCGCTCGTGGCTGTACACCACGTTCCACTCGGTGGTCGGCCTCGTCGGCTCGCCGCACACGGACGCGGTGCGCCGCGCGCTGGAGTCGGTGCTCTCCGCGCAGCTCCCGGACGGGGGCTGGAGCTCCGATGGCCGCTCGAACATGACGGAGACCTCCTACGCCGTGCTGATGCTCGGTTTCCTGGAGCGCCATGGCCTGCACCACCACGGCATCTCCCCGGCGTTGGATCGGGCCTCGCGGTGGATGCTGCAGAACTACACCCCCGGCGCCCCGGCCGAGGGCAAGGTGAAGTGCTGGATCTCCAAGGAGCTCTACCGCATGGAGCGCATCGACACGGCCTTCGAGCTGTGCGCCCTGCTGATGATGCAGCGGCGTCAGTACGAGTAG
- a CDS encoding patatin-like phospholipase family protein, producing MAAHTLQQTLHGKRFGLVLSAGYFGFFGHAGFLKGLAATGLRPAAYAGTSSGGLVAAYAAAGLSEDAIEELVLQQTRESFWDPDPIGAVFNALPREGHGATGLLKGERFRKLLERTLPVRTFEELPHPLLLTSANLTQGTHEVFTSGELVPRVHATCAYPGLFRAVRVGRDLYWDGGLVDKAPALSLRESAFGKELDAILVHYLPSRTRKMLGGPMAYAQGIAAGSAALRRDHFQLQLALLKERGFPVYVMVSNLPPVSPTQMERGFDALHQARLSAERAFARPPVPFEEA from the coding sequence ATGGCCGCTCACACTCTTCAACAAACCCTCCATGGCAAACGATTCGGGCTCGTTCTTTCCGCCGGCTACTTTGGCTTCTTCGGACACGCGGGCTTCCTCAAGGGGCTGGCGGCCACGGGGCTGAGGCCGGCGGCGTACGCGGGAACGAGCTCGGGGGGGCTGGTGGCGGCGTACGCGGCGGCGGGGCTGAGCGAGGACGCCATCGAGGAGCTGGTGCTGCAGCAGACGCGCGAGTCGTTCTGGGATCCGGATCCGATTGGCGCGGTGTTCAACGCCCTGCCGCGCGAGGGCCATGGGGCCACGGGCCTGCTCAAGGGAGAACGCTTCCGCAAGCTGCTGGAGCGCACGCTGCCGGTGCGCACCTTCGAGGAGCTGCCGCATCCGCTGCTGCTCACGAGCGCCAACCTCACGCAGGGCACGCACGAGGTGTTCACCTCGGGGGAGCTGGTGCCCCGGGTGCACGCGACGTGCGCCTACCCGGGCCTGTTCCGCGCGGTGCGGGTGGGGCGAGACCTGTACTGGGACGGGGGCCTGGTGGACAAGGCACCCGCGCTGTCCCTGCGCGAGAGCGCCTTCGGCAAGGAACTGGACGCCATCCTCGTGCACTACCTGCCGAGCCGCACGCGCAAGATGCTGGGCGGGCCCATGGCGTACGCGCAGGGCATCGCGGCGGGCTCGGCGGCGCTGCGACGCGACCACTTCCAGCTGCAGCTCGCCCTGCTCAAGGAGCGGGGCTTTCCCGTCTACGTGATGGTGTCCAACCTGCCGCCCGTGTCCCCCACGCAGATGGAGCGCGGCTTCGATGCGCTCCACCAGGCGAGGCTGAGCGCCGAGCGAGCCTTCGCCCGGCCACCCGTTCCCTTCGAAGAGGCCTGA
- a CDS encoding CoA-binding protein: MSYEQNLIEDEEGIRALVRGARRVAVLGIKTEQHSGQPAFYVPEYLAQAGVDVVPVPVYYPEVTHILERPVFRRLVDIPGDIDLVDVFRRPQDIDQHVDDILAKKPKAVWFQSGIRNDAAARRLAEAGIRVVQDRCLMVDHRRYAR, encoded by the coding sequence GTGAGCTACGAACAGAATCTCATCGAGGACGAAGAGGGCATTCGCGCGCTGGTGCGGGGCGCCAGGCGCGTGGCGGTGCTGGGCATCAAGACGGAGCAGCACTCGGGGCAGCCCGCCTTCTATGTGCCCGAGTACCTCGCCCAGGCGGGCGTGGACGTGGTGCCCGTGCCCGTCTACTACCCGGAGGTGACGCACATCCTCGAGCGGCCGGTGTTCCGCAGGCTCGTGGACATTCCGGGCGACATCGATCTGGTGGACGTGTTCCGCCGACCACAGGACATCGACCAGCACGTGGACGACATCCTCGCCAAGAAGCCCAAGGCGGTGTGGTTCCAGTCGGGCATCCGCAACGACGCGGCGGCGCGGCGACTGGCCGAGGCGGGCATCCGGGTGGTCCAGGACCGTTGTCTCATGGTGGACCACCGGCGCTACGCGCGCTGA
- a CDS encoding glycosyl hydrolase, whose translation MTPSPSPTAQKVYGLLVDLENGARAGNRRTIIGQHCEAQKEIHQEGSYAGAYYDKVTQLSGGKRPAFVEFDLGPGWYQSSFNEDATAWRATFNGVGFLKDRWTYGDGLVGLGFHQPYPGSPVKSFENTLVETATNASGQRVNLDDAWFKRVVDWQNNTAEYQTLLRDLSWAANRLQPLKDAGVPVLFRPYHEMNKRSGRFWWANRDPALYKQLWSIIFNYMTKTRGFNNLIWVWSPYAWDGTYGGDPWNYYPTEGADIVAVDIYSGNPYLPGRYYTDLAGYNKPRMLAENDKMPVRWDKNVSEIDARPWVIYSIWGDTVIRDVSGSGTANAWNVENNYQAIKNTYAYEKILTGGQQPPNGTANYNWWSVH comes from the coding sequence GTGACGCCTTCTCCCTCGCCGACGGCGCAGAAGGTCTACGGGCTGCTCGTGGACCTGGAGAACGGGGCGCGCGCGGGCAACCGCCGCACGATCATCGGCCAGCACTGCGAGGCGCAGAAGGAGATCCACCAGGAAGGCAGCTACGCGGGGGCGTACTACGACAAGGTCACCCAGCTCTCTGGCGGCAAGCGGCCCGCGTTCGTCGAGTTCGACCTGGGGCCGGGCTGGTACCAGTCCTCGTTCAACGAGGACGCCACGGCCTGGCGGGCCACCTTCAACGGGGTGGGCTTCCTCAAGGACCGTTGGACCTATGGCGATGGCCTCGTGGGACTGGGCTTTCATCAGCCCTATCCGGGCAGTCCGGTGAAGAGCTTCGAGAACACCCTCGTCGAGACCGCCACCAATGCCTCCGGCCAGCGGGTGAACCTGGATGACGCGTGGTTCAAGCGGGTCGTGGACTGGCAGAACAACACGGCCGAATACCAGACGCTGCTGAGGGATCTGTCCTGGGCCGCCAATCGCTTGCAGCCGCTGAAGGACGCGGGCGTCCCGGTGCTCTTCCGGCCGTACCATGAGATGAACAAGCGCTCGGGCCGCTTCTGGTGGGCCAACCGCGATCCCGCGCTCTACAAGCAGTTGTGGAGCATCATCTTCAACTACATGACGAAGACGCGGGGGTTCAACAACCTCATCTGGGTCTGGTCCCCCTATGCCTGGGATGGGACGTACGGGGGCGATCCCTGGAACTACTACCCCACCGAGGGCGCGGACATCGTCGCGGTCGACATCTACAGCGGCAATCCCTACCTGCCGGGGCGGTATTACACGGATCTCGCCGGCTACAACAAGCCGCGCATGCTGGCGGAGAACGACAAGATGCCGGTGCGCTGGGACAAGAACGTCTCGGAGATCGACGCCCGCCCCTGGGTCATCTACTCCATCTGGGGGGACACGGTGATTCGGGATGTCAGCGGTTCCGGAACGGCGAATGCCTGGAACGTCGAGAACAACTACCAGGCGATCAAGAACACCTACGCCTATGAGAAGATCCTGACGGGCGGACAGCAGCCACCCAACGGCACGGCCAATTACAACTGGTGGTCCGTGCACTGA
- a CDS encoding DUF2795 domain-containing protein has translation MAFGQGENPARSITPHLDSVDYPARREHLVEAAEDNGAGVDIINVFKALPREEYLSREEVMRDLAEAARRFANGGLRDDDGVVRDRRNIGRDLVEGASDDTSRHP, from the coding sequence ATGGCATTCGGACAGGGGGAGAACCCGGCGCGCTCCATCACGCCCCACCTGGATTCCGTGGACTACCCCGCCAGACGCGAGCATCTCGTGGAAGCGGCGGAGGACAACGGTGCGGGCGTGGACATCATCAACGTCTTCAAGGCGCTGCCCCGCGAGGAGTACCTGTCTCGGGAGGAAGTGATGCGCGACCTGGCGGAGGCGGCGCGGCGCTTCGCCAATGGGGGCCTGCGCGACGACGACGGCGTGGTGCGCGACCGGCGCAACATCGGGAGAGACCTGGTGGAGGGCGCCTCGGACGACACCTCCCGTCACCCGTAG
- a CDS encoding SirB1 family protein encodes MARERLVSALAADPPRLDLAALAIATLNQPHLDAAACLHTLDALAARVQLEMERHAGHGEVLAGLTALRHVLADIEGFRGNEDDYHSPENSFLDLVLERKVGLPISLSVLYLEVARRAGIPLYGVSFPGHFLVACSAGDHKLVVDPFHEGEILTEEGCKQLLERVAPQLRFNPSMLSPAPVELIAYRMLSNLRRVYLERSDYERGLAVVDLLLMLAPNHPGELRTRAALLANLGAYRAALKDVERCLELSPDAPDRERLEMTVRELRERAELLN; translated from the coding sequence CTGGCCCGCGAACGCCTCGTGTCCGCCCTCGCCGCCGATCCGCCGCGACTGGACCTCGCCGCGCTGGCCATCGCCACGCTCAATCAGCCCCACCTGGACGCCGCGGCGTGCCTGCACACCCTGGACGCGCTGGCCGCCCGCGTGCAACTGGAGATGGAGCGGCACGCGGGCCACGGCGAGGTGCTCGCCGGCCTCACCGCGCTGCGGCACGTGCTGGCGGACATCGAGGGCTTTCGCGGCAACGAGGACGACTACCACTCGCCGGAAAACAGCTTCCTGGACCTGGTGCTCGAGCGCAAGGTGGGCCTGCCCATCTCGCTCTCGGTGCTCTACCTGGAGGTGGCGCGGCGCGCGGGCATCCCGCTCTACGGGGTGTCCTTTCCCGGCCACTTCCTGGTGGCGTGCAGCGCGGGGGACCACAAGCTCGTGGTGGACCCCTTCCACGAGGGGGAGATCCTCACCGAGGAGGGTTGTAAGCAGTTGCTCGAGCGCGTGGCGCCCCAGTTGCGCTTCAACCCCTCCATGCTGTCGCCAGCGCCCGTGGAGCTCATCGCCTACCGGATGCTGTCCAACCTGCGGCGCGTGTACCTGGAGCGCTCGGACTATGAGCGGGGGCTCGCCGTGGTGGATCTGCTGTTGATGCTCGCCCCCAACCACCCGGGCGAGCTGCGCACGCGCGCGGCGCTCCTGGCCAACCTGGGGGCCTACCGCGCGGCGCTCAAGGACGTGGAGCGCTGTCTGGAGCTGTCCCCGGACGCGCCGGACCGGGAGCGGCTGGAGATGACGGTCCGGGAGTTGCGCGAGCGCGCCGAGCTGCTGAACTAG